Proteins found in one Aethina tumida isolate Nest 87 chromosome 1, icAetTumi1.1, whole genome shotgun sequence genomic segment:
- the LOC109608446 gene encoding uncharacterized protein LOC109608446 produces MDTIRTLSKKRTTNFREDETKLLIQLWGSPTIQNKLYLTHRKAPVMRLLAANMQQRGFYRTPDEIKTRIRNLKCLYHRIKRSMQNGTGLGTVDPDWPHFKAMDDILTKNVNKKDIYTDNVFDGPRCEDIKQEIDDIDINDDMESYTTNSFGGSDYEEDTMQMPPLTPAPTPETKPAFKEGGLKIIKEAKEPKEIEQPVPPPPSVTKLPTILPNLTIPVQNSNNIGIRSTPATSGLPFPLLILNGLPNQSIVNQTAQTQAVPANNQKDGNSNTKTTSTTNPNMQEIEITLRDIVSIQKETLEIEKQRLEIEKQKLDFERLVGSQLLSLLPMFGGILQNLTGGSDGQKNGKKRAADNDYNFFKESKILKNLLEEGLKKYSVKTQPSDTEDDVHEESLDSNN; encoded by the exons ATGGACACAATTCGCACATTGTCAAAGAAAAGAACCACAAACTTTCGCGAAGATgagacaaaattattaatacaattatggGGCAGTCcaacaatacaaaataaactgTATTTAACTCACCGGAAAGCCCCCGTAATGAGACTATTGGCCGCAAATATGCAACAACGTGGTTTTTACAGAACGCCggatgaaattaaaacaaggattagaaatttgaaatgtcTTTACCATAGAATTAAGAGGAGTATGCAAAACGGTACGGGTCTAGGCACTGTTGATCCCGATTGGCCTCATTTTAAAGCCATGGATGATATATTGACCAAAAACGTGAACAAAAAGGACATATACACGGATAATGTATTCGATGGCCCCAGATGCGAAGACATTAAACAGGAAATTGATGATATTGACATTAATGATGATATGGAATCGTACACCACTAATAGTTTTGGAGG ttccGACTACGAAGAAGACACAATGCAAATGCCACCACTAACGCCTGCACCAACACCTGAAACAAAACCTGCATTCAAAGAAGGTGGCCTTAAAATAATCAAGGAAGCAAAAGAGCCAAAGGAAATAGAACAGCCAGTTCCACCACCACCCTCTGTAACCAAGTTACCAACCATTCTGCCAAATTTGACGATACCAGttcaaaatagtaataatatcgGTATCAGGTCAACGCCAGCAACATCTGGACTACCTTTTCCTTTATTAATTCTGAATGGATTACCCAATCAGTCGATTGTCAATCAAACGGCTCAAACTCAGGCGGTTCCTGCTAATAATCAGAAAGACGGAAACTCTAACACAAAAACTACTTCAACCACAAATCCAAATATGCAAG aaattgaGATAACATTACGTGATATTGTATCAATCCAAAAGGAAACCTTAGAAATTGAAAAGCAACGGTTGGAAATAGAGAAGCAGAAATTGGATTTTGAACGTTTGGTTGGATCACAACTGTTAAGTTTATTACCAATGTTCGGTGgaattttacaaaatctaACGGGCGGTTCCGACGGAcagaaaaatggaaaaaaacgTGCTGCGGACaatgattataatttctttaaagaaAGCAAAATACTCAAAAATCTTTTAGAAGAAGGTTTGAAAAAATACTCGGTAAAAACCCAACCGTCTGACACCGAAGACGATGTACATGAAGAAAGCCTAGACAgcaataactaa